Proteins from a single region of Streptomyces griseiscabiei:
- a CDS encoding response regulator — translation MLTRVSSTPTRVMIADDQDLVRAGFRLILDAQEGIEVVGEAADGLACVEAARALRPDVCLVDVRMPKLDGLEVTRLLAGPGATHPTQVVVVTSFDQDDYLNIALRNGACGFLLKDAAPALLIEAVRAAARGDALVSPGVTVRLLKQLEERASAPADGTGVPESSLSSRELDVARLVAVGRTNQEISDELCLSLSTVKTHLGHIHHKLGVRNRVEVAAWAWANGTVRTAR, via the coding sequence ATGCTCACACGTGTGAGCAGCACCCCCACACGTGTGATGATCGCCGACGATCAGGATCTGGTCCGGGCAGGTTTCCGGCTCATCCTCGACGCCCAGGAGGGCATCGAGGTGGTCGGAGAGGCCGCCGACGGGCTCGCGTGCGTGGAGGCGGCACGCGCGCTGCGGCCGGACGTGTGCCTCGTCGACGTCCGGATGCCGAAGCTGGACGGGCTGGAGGTGACCCGGCTGCTGGCCGGACCGGGGGCCACGCATCCGACCCAGGTCGTCGTGGTCACCAGCTTCGACCAGGACGACTACCTCAACATCGCGCTGCGCAACGGCGCCTGCGGCTTCCTGCTGAAGGACGCCGCGCCCGCGCTGCTGATCGAGGCGGTCCGGGCGGCGGCGCGCGGTGACGCGCTGGTCTCGCCCGGGGTGACGGTCCGGCTGCTGAAGCAGCTGGAGGAGCGGGCTTCGGCACCGGCGGACGGCACCGGTGTGCCCGAATCGTCGCTCAGCAGCCGGGAGTTGGACGTCGCGCGGCTGGTCGCTGTGGGCCGCACCAACCAGGAGATCAGCGACGAGCTGTGTCTGTCCCTGTCCACCGTGAAGACCCACCTGGGCCACATCCACCACAAGCTCGGCGTCCGCAACCGCGTCGAGGTCGCCGCCTGGGCCTGGGCCAACGGGACGGTCCGCACCGCGCGTTGA
- a CDS encoding sensor histidine kinase, with amino-acid sequence MTTSSLAALSARATQPHHHGRPRSPVRRLSHQALYPALGVLWLLDMGIIVSQQRGPLDWLPLVTGPVALALVLVPDARLSITWRTGVCAGLSSAVTLGTSLMGWAMPEWGLLETACMLVLLARTCRNVARPRVALALAAAMGASVIDEPLRTGGTGITLTYPFLLTFAVGGAVGAGCYLRTLDARRRRTIAAVRLAERIQLARELHDFVAHHVTGIIAQAHAAGVIHESAPQQVGPILTNIAEAGQRTMDSMRRLIRVLREDEGEQTSIERPEEPYSELTKLVSAFSGQGDGSTAQLEITGAARRSVLLPEVGSAVHRVVQEALTNVRRHAPGSQATVRVHRTRDDLLRVDVYNEGPERRVARPTGGRGGYGLVGLRERAEAVGGSLTSGPADDGGWWLIAHFPVRTEAALESAEESAAPASPTRRPSGRHAKPPGPTEPEPDMSWDAG; translated from the coding sequence ATGACAACTTCGTCACTCGCGGCACTCTCGGCACGAGCGACCCAGCCACACCACCACGGTCGCCCCCGGTCACCCGTGCGCCGGCTGAGCCACCAGGCCCTGTACCCGGCCCTGGGCGTGCTGTGGCTGCTCGACATGGGCATCATCGTGTCGCAGCAGCGGGGTCCTCTCGACTGGCTGCCGCTCGTGACGGGCCCGGTCGCCCTGGCGCTGGTGCTCGTGCCCGACGCACGGCTGAGCATCACCTGGCGTACGGGGGTGTGCGCGGGCCTGTCGTCGGCGGTGACGCTGGGCACCTCCCTGATGGGGTGGGCCATGCCCGAGTGGGGGCTGCTGGAGACGGCGTGCATGCTGGTCCTGCTCGCCCGTACCTGCCGCAACGTGGCCCGGCCCCGCGTCGCCCTCGCCCTGGCCGCCGCGATGGGGGCGAGCGTCATCGACGAACCCCTGCGCACCGGGGGCACGGGCATCACCCTCACCTACCCGTTCCTGCTGACGTTCGCGGTCGGCGGGGCCGTCGGGGCGGGCTGCTACCTGCGCACACTGGACGCCCGCCGCCGCCGTACGATCGCCGCCGTACGGCTCGCCGAGCGGATCCAACTCGCCCGGGAATTACATGACTTCGTCGCCCACCATGTCACGGGCATCATCGCGCAGGCGCACGCCGCCGGGGTGATCCACGAGAGCGCGCCGCAGCAGGTCGGCCCCATCCTGACCAACATCGCCGAGGCCGGGCAGCGGACCATGGACTCCATGCGGCGGCTGATCCGGGTGCTGCGCGAGGACGAGGGCGAGCAGACCTCCATCGAGCGGCCCGAGGAGCCGTACTCCGAACTCACCAAACTGGTCTCGGCGTTCAGCGGCCAGGGCGACGGGTCGACCGCCCAGCTGGAGATCACCGGAGCCGCCCGGCGCAGCGTTCTGCTGCCCGAGGTCGGCTCCGCGGTGCACCGTGTGGTGCAGGAGGCGCTGACCAACGTACGTCGGCACGCACCGGGCAGTCAGGCGACGGTCCGCGTCCACCGCACCCGCGACGACCTGCTCCGGGTCGACGTGTACAACGAGGGGCCGGAGCGGCGGGTCGCACGGCCCACGGGAGGCCGCGGCGGGTACGGCCTGGTCGGGCTGCGCGAGCGGGCGGAGGCCGTCGGCGGCTCCCTCACCTCGGGCCCCGCCGACGACGGCGGCTGGTGGCTCATCGCCCACTTCCCGGTCCGGACGGAGGCCGCGCTCGAAAGCGCCGAGGAGTCTGCCGCACCGGCCTCGCCGACCCGCAGACCGTCCGGACGGCACGCCAAGCCGCCCGGGCCCACGGAGCCCGAACCGGACATGAGTTGGGACGCGGGGTAG
- a CDS encoding phytoene desaturase family protein → MSTAVVVGSGPNGLAAAVFLAREGVEVTVLEAADTIGGGTRTSELTPGLLHDHCSATHPMAVGSPFLSGLDLGRHGLSWRLPDIDCVHPLDSGAAGVLHRSVRETADGFGDGDGRRWRRVFGPLADGYDALAEDIMRPLTHVPRHPLRLAAFGPRALLPAAAVARRWRSEEARALFAGVAAHAFRPFDRPASAAVGLTIIAAGHRHGWPVAAGGSRAISDALAAQLEEFGGRIETGVRVRSEADLPPADVVMFDLAPRAVADVLGDRLPVRVARAYRRYRHGPGAFKVDFAVQDGVPWTNEAARRAGTVHLGGTYAEVAAGERAIHQGRMPERPFVLVGQQYLADPRRSKGDVHPVWTYAHVPHGYDGDATAAVVAQIERFAPGFRERVLDLAVRPPAGFEEYNPNYVGGDVVAGANTAFQLVMRPRAALDPYSTGVPGMYICSAATPPGAGAHGMCGANAAASALRRLRR, encoded by the coding sequence ATGAGTACGGCCGTAGTGGTGGGCAGCGGTCCGAACGGTCTCGCGGCCGCCGTGTTCCTCGCCCGGGAGGGCGTGGAGGTCACCGTGCTGGAGGCCGCCGACACCATCGGCGGCGGCACCCGCACCAGCGAACTGACCCCGGGTCTGCTGCACGACCACTGCTCCGCCACGCACCCCATGGCCGTCGGCTCGCCGTTCCTGAGCGGCCTCGACCTCGGCCGGCACGGCCTCAGCTGGCGTCTGCCGGACATCGACTGCGTCCATCCGCTCGACTCGGGCGCCGCCGGGGTCCTGCACCGGTCGGTGCGGGAGACCGCCGACGGCTTCGGCGACGGCGACGGCCGCCGATGGCGGCGCGTCTTCGGGCCTCTCGCGGACGGCTACGACGCGCTGGCCGAGGACATCATGCGGCCCCTGACCCATGTGCCGCGGCATCCGCTGCGGCTGGCGGCCTTCGGTCCGCGGGCCCTGCTGCCGGCCGCGGCGGTGGCCCGGCGGTGGCGGTCCGAGGAGGCCCGCGCCCTGTTCGCCGGGGTCGCCGCGCACGCGTTCCGCCCGTTCGACCGGCCGGCGAGCGCCGCGGTCGGCCTGACGATCATCGCCGCCGGTCACCGGCACGGCTGGCCGGTGGCGGCGGGCGGCTCCCGGGCGATCTCCGACGCGCTCGCGGCTCAGCTCGAGGAGTTCGGCGGCCGGATCGAGACCGGTGTACGGGTACGGTCCGAGGCCGATCTGCCCCCGGCCGACGTGGTCATGTTCGACCTGGCCCCGCGCGCGGTCGCCGACGTCCTCGGCGACCGGCTGCCGGTGCGGGTGGCCCGCGCCTACCGCCGCTACCGGCACGGTCCCGGCGCGTTCAAGGTGGACTTCGCCGTCCAGGACGGTGTGCCCTGGACCAACGAGGCGGCCCGCCGGGCCGGCACCGTCCACCTCGGCGGGACCTACGCGGAGGTCGCCGCCGGCGAGCGCGCGATCCATCAGGGACGTATGCCGGAACGGCCGTTCGTCCTCGTCGGGCAGCAGTATCTGGCCGACCCCCGGCGCTCGAAGGGCGACGTCCACCCGGTCTGGACGTACGCGCACGTCCCGCACGGCTACGACGGCGACGCCACGGCGGCGGTCGTCGCGCAGATCGAGCGCTTCGCCCCCGGCTTCCGCGAACGGGTCCTCGACCTGGCCGTCCGCCCGCCCGCGGGCTTCGAGGAGTACAACCCGAACTACGTCGGCGGTGACGTCGTCGCCGGGGCGAACACCGCCTTCCAGCTCGTCATGCGTCCACGGGCCGCGCTCGACCCCTACAGCACGGGCGTACCGGGCATGTACATCTGCTCGGCGGCCACCCCGCCGGGAGCGGGCGCCCACGGTATGTGCGGGGCGAACGCGGCGGCGTCGGCATTGCGCCGGCTCCGTCGTTGA
- a CDS encoding alpha/beta fold hydrolase has protein sequence MKFSGKIPPVIPGRITSAVFGPAPVGRDRALGISERLAAVSSLQSSLEYLSQRKDIEKGGMNDWEVARQNLAAAGPLTRRLVDGVSGVRTTTALHVARSAVALALLLPGDSRWRGAGNLFLGASSAVLSPRHHYGGDGSDQVATLVQLATGAARVVPSPAAKDALMWYAAIQANMAYAISGWVKLFGKPWRDATALGGVMRTRTYGHEGMHRWTVEHPRTAKVLTHSVLALECLFPLVYARGGKLTRSMITSAAAFHVANGYFMGLSRFVPAFPAFHPLVAYTTTPRSHPVGAARDDRARAVAAVALAGGAAAAAVTAVRRRLRTTEGWHTSRTLTTRHGNRLQYEEYSPGHPDRPVIVLANGLLSTSEHYAWIAERLCHETRYGVVTYARAGYAGSRRLATTGFRLSESVHDLVDLVNGAVAPHRKVILVGHSIGGELARRAARQLGDRLQGIVYLDSSHPGQFTSGLGTIERGLAGNFASVSRALRLGSGLLLTRPVWISELPYAYRKKVFAQYADARMWEAARREWKAIRDDFSSFTGALARIEGVPALVVSAQRTVDRSPEQLLLHRELAEAHVRAPAETVVIEGATHESMLINSRHANQVTDRILAFFDGVDGRSPTGPAARSGSSAGSGSAGRPARPAARKESAR, from the coding sequence GTGAAATTCAGCGGAAAAATCCCTCCCGTCATTCCGGGGCGGATCACCTCTGCGGTCTTCGGGCCGGCTCCGGTCGGCAGGGACCGTGCCCTCGGCATCTCCGAGCGACTGGCCGCCGTGTCCAGTCTGCAGTCCTCCCTGGAGTATCTGAGCCAGCGCAAGGACATCGAGAAGGGCGGGATGAACGACTGGGAGGTCGCCCGGCAGAACCTGGCCGCGGCCGGCCCTCTGACGCGTCGTCTGGTCGACGGGGTCAGCGGTGTGCGGACCACGACCGCCCTGCATGTCGCCCGCTCCGCCGTGGCCCTCGCCCTGCTGCTGCCCGGCGACTCGCGCTGGCGGGGCGCGGGCAACCTCTTCCTCGGCGCCTCCTCCGCGGTGCTCTCCCCCCGCCACCACTACGGCGGCGACGGCTCCGACCAGGTCGCCACGCTGGTCCAACTGGCCACCGGCGCCGCCCGCGTGGTGCCCTCCCCCGCCGCCAAGGACGCGCTGATGTGGTACGCCGCGATCCAGGCCAACATGGCCTATGCGATCTCCGGCTGGGTCAAGCTGTTCGGCAAGCCCTGGCGGGACGCCACCGCGCTCGGCGGAGTGATGCGCACCCGTACCTACGGGCACGAGGGCATGCACCGCTGGACGGTGGAACACCCGAGGACCGCGAAGGTGCTCACGCACAGCGTGCTGGCCCTGGAGTGCCTCTTCCCGCTGGTCTACGCCCGGGGCGGCAAGCTGACCCGCTCCATGATCACGAGCGCCGCCGCGTTCCATGTCGCCAACGGCTACTTCATGGGACTCAGCCGCTTCGTCCCCGCCTTCCCCGCCTTCCATCCCCTGGTCGCCTACACCACGACCCCCCGCTCCCACCCCGTCGGCGCCGCCCGTGACGACCGGGCCCGGGCCGTCGCCGCCGTCGCGCTCGCGGGCGGCGCCGCCGCGGCGGCGGTCACCGCCGTACGCCGCAGGCTGCGCACCACCGAGGGCTGGCACACCTCCCGCACCCTCACCACCCGGCACGGCAACCGGCTCCAGTACGAGGAGTACTCACCGGGCCACCCCGACCGGCCGGTGATCGTGCTGGCGAACGGCCTGCTGTCGACCAGCGAGCACTACGCCTGGATCGCCGAGCGCCTGTGCCACGAGACCCGCTACGGGGTCGTCACCTACGCCCGCGCCGGCTACGCGGGCAGCCGGCGCCTGGCCACCACCGGGTTCCGGCTGTCGGAGTCCGTCCACGACCTCGTCGACCTCGTGAACGGCGCCGTCGCCCCGCACCGCAAGGTGATCCTCGTCGGCCACTCCATCGGCGGCGAACTCGCCCGCCGCGCCGCCCGGCAGCTGGGCGACCGCCTCCAGGGGATCGTCTACCTCGACTCCTCCCACCCCGGTCAGTTCACCAGCGGGCTGGGCACGATCGAGCGGGGCCTGGCCGGCAACTTCGCCTCCGTCAGCCGGGCACTGCGGCTGGGCTCGGGCCTCCTCCTCACCCGCCCGGTGTGGATCAGTGAACTGCCGTACGCCTACCGCAAGAAGGTGTTCGCGCAGTACGCGGACGCCCGGATGTGGGAGGCCGCGCGCCGCGAATGGAAGGCGATCCGCGACGACTTCTCCTCCTTCACCGGGGCTCTCGCCCGGATCGAGGGCGTCCCCGCGCTGGTGGTCTCCGCCCAGCGGACGGTGGACCGCAGCCCCGAACAGCTGCTGCTGCACCGGGAACTCGCCGAGGCCCATGTCCGCGCACCCGCCGAGACCGTGGTCATCGAGGGCGCCACCCACGAGAGCATGCTGATCAACAGCCGCCACGCGAACCAGGTGACGGACCGCATCCTCGCGTTCTTCGACGGCGTCGACGGACGCTCCCCCACCGGCCCCGCCGCCCGGTCGGGCTCCTCCGCCGGATCCGGTTCCGCCGGCCGCCCCGCCCGTCCCGCCGCACGGAAGGAGAGCGCGCGATGA
- a CDS encoding ABC transporter ATP-binding protein, with protein sequence MSPVGTRPPARPRAVHRAVPQLHLHLLWGKGAKPWRALGRHRGLIGLGILLGLLGAAASLAQPAVIGALVATVEQGQPVTEPIMIAAALFLADAVLGALHSYVIGLAGENIVYDIRSGLASRLLRSRFRAYSGWKQGDVFARMVSDTLLARTTMTHAIDSIIQNGFLVVGGIALMAWVDEVLLLATLGCLGVTSVISLWLARGVRKVSITNQTDTGNFGSALMRVLGAMPTVKASRAETREAEGIADIAKQARKSGIKVTVLSSLLDPTMSIGTQLALTVVIALGAARSATGQMSAADLTAFILYLFYLVAPLLTLFTSIAQFQVGRASIDRLAELGKIEVEGDRATEPPAERKRGSRASSRGAYDSGLVFDKVTFAYPGSDKVVLDDVSFKVPATGLTAVVGPSGAGKSTVFQLIERLFDPVSGAIRIDGTDITDMPLNQLRSVVGYVDQDHTLLRGTVRENLTYSAPDAGDKDIAEALRMANLTEVIAALPHGLDTELGDRGAGLSGGQRQRLAIARTLLQAPRFLLLDEATANLDTESENALRDSIAMISDFCAVIAIAHRLSTVTEAQRIVVLDRGEVHAIGTHDELHRHSDLYRRLARIQSLTDVAS encoded by the coding sequence GTGAGCCCCGTCGGCACGCGGCCCCCGGCCAGGCCGCGGGCCGTCCACCGGGCGGTCCCGCAGCTCCATCTGCATCTGCTGTGGGGCAAGGGCGCCAAGCCGTGGCGGGCGCTCGGCCGGCACCGCGGACTCATCGGACTCGGCATCCTGCTGGGCCTGTTGGGTGCCGCTGCCTCCCTGGCACAGCCCGCGGTCATCGGCGCGCTGGTGGCCACCGTCGAGCAGGGTCAGCCGGTGACCGAGCCGATCATGATCGCGGCGGCCCTGTTCCTCGCCGACGCCGTCCTCGGCGCCCTCCACTCGTACGTCATCGGGCTGGCCGGGGAGAACATCGTCTACGACATCCGCAGCGGCCTCGCCTCCCGGCTGCTGCGGTCCCGGTTCCGGGCGTACAGCGGCTGGAAGCAGGGCGATGTGTTCGCCCGGATGGTCAGCGACACGCTGCTCGCCCGCACCACGATGACGCACGCCATCGACAGCATCATCCAGAACGGGTTCCTGGTCGTCGGCGGTATCGCGCTGATGGCCTGGGTCGACGAGGTGCTGCTCCTGGCCACCCTGGGCTGTCTCGGCGTCACCAGCGTGATCTCGCTGTGGCTGGCGCGCGGGGTGCGGAAGGTGTCGATCACCAACCAGACCGACACCGGCAACTTCGGCTCCGCGCTGATGCGGGTGCTCGGCGCGATGCCGACCGTGAAGGCGTCCCGCGCCGAGACCCGGGAGGCGGAGGGCATCGCGGACATCGCCAAACAGGCCCGCAAGTCCGGGATCAAGGTGACCGTCCTGTCGTCGCTGCTCGACCCCACGATGAGCATCGGCACCCAGCTCGCCCTCACCGTCGTCATCGCGCTGGGCGCGGCCCGCAGCGCGACGGGCCAGATGAGCGCCGCCGACCTGACCGCGTTCATCCTGTACCTCTTCTACCTGGTGGCGCCGCTGCTGACGCTGTTCACCTCCATCGCCCAGTTCCAGGTCGGCCGGGCGTCGATCGACCGCCTGGCCGAGCTGGGGAAGATCGAGGTGGAGGGCGACCGGGCGACGGAGCCCCCGGCCGAGCGCAAGCGCGGCTCCCGTGCCTCCTCCCGGGGCGCGTACGACAGCGGTCTCGTCTTCGACAAGGTGACGTTCGCCTATCCCGGCAGCGACAAGGTCGTCCTCGACGACGTCTCCTTCAAGGTCCCGGCCACCGGGCTGACCGCCGTGGTCGGCCCGTCCGGCGCCGGCAAGTCCACCGTCTTCCAGCTGATCGAGCGGCTCTTCGACCCGGTGTCCGGGGCGATCCGCATCGACGGCACGGACATCACCGACATGCCGCTGAACCAGCTCCGGTCCGTCGTCGGCTACGTCGACCAGGACCACACCCTGCTGCGCGGCACCGTCCGGGAGAACCTCACCTACAGCGCGCCGGACGCCGGTGACAAGGACATCGCCGAGGCGCTGCGCATGGCCAATCTGACCGAGGTGATCGCCGCGCTCCCGCACGGCCTCGACACCGAACTCGGCGACCGGGGCGCGGGGTTGTCGGGCGGCCAGCGCCAACGCCTCGCCATCGCACGGACCTTGCTCCAGGCGCCACGGTTCCTGCTGCTGGACGAGGCAACCGCCAACCTCGACACCGAGTCGGAGAACGCGCTGCGCGACAGCATCGCCATGATCTCCGACTTCTGCGCGGTCATCGCCATCGCCCACCGGCTGTCCACCGTCACCGAGGCCCAGCGGATCGTCGTGCTCGACCGGGGCGAGGTGCACGCCATCGGCACCCATGACGAACTCCACCGGCACAGCGACCTCTACCGCCGGCTCGCCCGGATCCAGTCGCTCACCGACGTGGCGTCCTGA
- a CDS encoding class I SAM-dependent methyltransferase — translation MSTPTRPTTFNGLTTTGTTTGTTTGEIIDDIGYGRQFDDWYHRLFPDDASVTAEVDRLVSLHPDPPSGTVEFGVGNGRVALPLSRRVGPVTGVDCSPEMLGLLRRDRTDDTPVDAVHGDIRTYTADRTVGLVYAICATLSMLLTPEEQRQAVRRAADLLSPGGRFVVETHNKPAILALHEGRARTTYFTPYPEPGTGLQSHSLLLPEGSLWHLSHVWFESDGTSRVGTEVSRLTAPEEFDAYARAAGLVPESRFGDWPADAAPYSPDSPLAICTYVKP, via the coding sequence ATGAGCACACCGACCAGGCCCACGACGTTCAACGGGCTCACGACCACCGGCACGACCACGGGCACGACCACGGGCGAGATCATCGACGACATCGGCTACGGCCGGCAGTTCGACGACTGGTACCACCGGCTCTTCCCCGACGACGCGTCCGTCACCGCCGAGGTCGACCGTCTGGTCTCCCTCCACCCCGACCCGCCCTCGGGGACCGTCGAGTTCGGCGTCGGCAACGGACGTGTCGCGCTCCCGCTGTCCCGCCGCGTCGGCCCGGTCACCGGCGTCGACTGCTCCCCGGAGATGCTCGGCCTGCTGCGCCGCGACCGCACCGACGACACCCCCGTGGACGCCGTGCACGGCGACATCCGCACCTACACCGCCGACCGCACCGTGGGCCTCGTGTACGCCATCTGCGCCACCCTGTCGATGCTGCTGACCCCGGAGGAGCAGCGGCAGGCGGTACGGCGGGCCGCCGATCTGCTGTCCCCGGGCGGCCGGTTCGTCGTGGAGACCCACAACAAGCCGGCCATCCTCGCCCTGCACGAGGGCCGGGCCCGCACCACGTACTTCACGCCGTACCCGGAGCCCGGCACGGGTCTGCAGAGCCACTCGCTGCTGCTGCCCGAGGGGTCGCTGTGGCACCTCTCGCACGTCTGGTTCGAGTCCGACGGCACCAGCCGGGTCGGCACCGAGGTCTCCCGGCTGACCGCCCCGGAGGAGTTCGACGCCTACGCCCGCGCCGCCGGGCTGGTCCCCGAGAGCCGCTTCGGCGACTGGCCCGCCGACGCGGCCCCGTACTCCCCCGACTCCCCGCTGGCCATCTGCACCTACGTCAAGCCTTGA
- a CDS encoding GNAT family N-acetyltransferase — protein MTITYAWRGDFADADLDALHADGFGHPLGRTAWRERLERHSLGWVCAREDGALIGFVNVAWDGGVHAFVLDTVMARHRWKRGVGAALVETAAGEARGAGCAWLHVDFEERLRPFYLDACGFEETAAGLMAL, from the coding sequence GTGACGATCACATACGCGTGGCGGGGCGATTTCGCCGACGCCGACCTCGACGCGCTGCACGCCGACGGCTTCGGACACCCCCTCGGCCGGACCGCCTGGCGCGAACGACTCGAACGGCACAGTCTCGGCTGGGTCTGCGCGCGGGAGGACGGGGCGCTGATCGGTTTCGTCAACGTCGCCTGGGACGGGGGAGTCCACGCCTTCGTCCTGGACACGGTGATGGCGCGGCACCGCTGGAAGAGAGGTGTCGGTGCCGCGCTGGTCGAGACGGCGGCCGGGGAGGCCCGGGGCGCCGGATGCGCTTGGCTGCACGTCGACTTCGAGGAGCGGCTGCGGCCGTTCTACCTCGACGCCTGTGGGTTCGAGGAGACGGCGGCGGGGCTGATGGCTCTGTGA
- a CDS encoding epimerase: MKVVLPGGTGQVGTLLDRALTAAGHEVTVLTRRPVRPHHLGWDGSTLGPWAEAIDGSDVVVNLAGRSVSCRYTAENMRAMMDSRVDSARVVGEAIAGSARPPRVWLQMSTATVYAHRFDAAHDETTGVIGGAEAGVPDYWAYSVEIAKNWERAQSEAPTPATRKVALRAAMVMSPDRGGVFHVLSRMARLGLGGPVAGGAQYVSWIHGEDFVRAVEFLIARDDLDGPVNLSSPGPLPHRAFMRTLREAWGVPVGLPATRWMAELGAFALRSDTELLLKSRRVTPGRLRAAGFEFAHPDWEEAATSLVRSAGRKPTGIASPARPAG, encoded by the coding sequence ATGAAGGTAGTGCTGCCCGGGGGAACCGGACAGGTGGGAACATTGCTCGACCGTGCGCTGACGGCGGCCGGGCACGAGGTGACCGTGCTGACCAGGCGTCCCGTGCGACCGCATCACCTCGGCTGGGACGGCTCCACGCTCGGCCCCTGGGCCGAGGCGATCGACGGCAGCGATGTCGTGGTCAACCTGGCGGGGCGCAGCGTCTCCTGCCGGTACACCGCCGAGAACATGCGGGCCATGATGGACTCCCGGGTGGATTCGGCGCGGGTGGTCGGGGAGGCGATCGCCGGGTCCGCACGTCCCCCGCGTGTCTGGCTGCAGATGAGTACGGCGACGGTCTACGCCCACCGCTTCGACGCGGCGCACGACGAGACGACCGGGGTGATCGGCGGCGCCGAGGCCGGGGTGCCGGACTACTGGGCGTACAGCGTGGAGATCGCGAAGAACTGGGAGCGGGCGCAGAGCGAGGCGCCGACGCCCGCGACCCGCAAGGTGGCGTTGCGCGCGGCGATGGTCATGAGCCCGGACCGGGGCGGGGTGTTCCACGTCCTGTCCCGGATGGCGCGCCTCGGGCTGGGCGGTCCGGTGGCCGGCGGCGCGCAGTACGTCTCCTGGATCCACGGCGAGGACTTCGTACGGGCGGTGGAGTTCCTGATCGCCCGGGACGACCTCGACGGCCCGGTGAACCTCTCCTCCCCCGGCCCCCTGCCGCACCGCGCGTTCATGCGGACACTGCGCGAGGCCTGGGGCGTCCCGGTGGGCCTGCCGGCGACCCGCTGGATGGCGGAACTGGGGGCGTTCGCCCTGCGCTCGGACACCGAGCTGCTGCTCAAGAGCCGCCGGGTGACACCCGGCCGCCTGCGCGCGGCCGGGTTCGAGTTCGCGCATCCGGACTGGGAGGAGGCCGCCACGTCCCTCGTACGGAGCGCCGGCCGGAAGCCCACGGGCATCGCGTCCCCCGCCCGCCCGGCGGGGTGA
- a CDS encoding 3-carboxyethylcatechol 2,3-dioxygenase, which produces MPAAAVGLSHSPLIGKNDPEPEVLARVGEAVDTARDFVRAFAPDLVVLYAPDHYNGFFYKEMPPFCLATEAHAVGDFGTAAGPLSVDTAAAKALAQGVLDRDIDLTVSARMTVDHGFAQPLEVLFGGIDRVPVVPVFVNGVATPLGPVRRIRALGTAIGEAAAALDRRVLFLASGGLSHDPPVPVLEGAPPRVADALIEGHAPTPEQRAKGEERVVRAGRDYAAGSSAMIPLNPAWDNRLLDHLERGELTEFDSWTVAGMAAEAGGSAHEVRAWIAAFASLTATGPYAMTSRFHEAIPAWIAGFAVATAEGR; this is translated from the coding sequence ATGCCCGCAGCAGCCGTCGGGCTGTCCCACTCGCCCCTCATCGGCAAGAACGACCCGGAGCCCGAGGTCCTGGCCCGCGTCGGGGAGGCCGTCGACACCGCGAGAGACTTCGTCCGGGCCTTCGCTCCCGACCTGGTCGTGCTCTACGCGCCCGACCACTACAACGGCTTCTTCTACAAGGAGATGCCGCCGTTCTGCCTGGCCACCGAGGCGCACGCGGTCGGTGACTTCGGTACGGCCGCCGGACCGCTGTCCGTCGACACCGCCGCCGCGAAAGCCCTCGCGCAGGGTGTGCTCGACCGGGACATCGACCTCACCGTCTCCGCCCGGATGACCGTCGACCACGGCTTCGCACAGCCCCTCGAAGTCCTCTTCGGCGGTATCGACCGGGTGCCGGTGGTCCCCGTCTTCGTCAACGGCGTGGCCACACCGCTGGGCCCGGTGCGCCGGATCAGAGCCCTGGGCACGGCGATCGGGGAGGCCGCCGCCGCACTCGACCGGCGGGTGCTGTTCCTCGCCTCCGGCGGCCTCTCGCACGACCCGCCGGTGCCCGTACTGGAGGGCGCGCCGCCCCGGGTCGCGGACGCGCTCATCGAGGGCCACGCGCCGACCCCCGAACAGCGGGCGAAGGGCGAGGAGAGGGTCGTCCGGGCGGGCCGCGACTACGCCGCCGGGTCGAGCGCGATGATCCCCCTCAACCCCGCCTGGGACAACCGGCTCCTCGACCACCTCGAACGCGGGGAGCTTACGGAGTTCGACTCCTGGACCGTGGCCGGGATGGCCGCGGAGGCCGGCGGCTCCGCCCACGAGGTCCGCGCCTGGATCGCCGCGTTCGCCTCCCTCACCGCGACCGGCCCGTACGCCATGACCTCCCGCTTCCACGAGGCGATCCCCGCGTGGATCGCCGGGTTCGCGGTGGCCACGGCCGAAGGACGGTGA